A portion of the Gaiellales bacterium genome contains these proteins:
- a CDS encoding creatininase family protein has product MRVHDCTWMQIEEYLKGDERIVLPLGSTEQHGYLSLGVDAILSERVAVEAAEPLGVPVLPSLPYGLTPYFAAYPGSPTLTVHTYVAVVRELLESLHDQGFRRIVIVNGHGGNSPAAGVAPELMAARPDCQVLFHSWWNGPRVWPIVQSIDPDASHASWLERFPWTEVEGVEVPEGHKTPVDAGRLRVSDPAGVRELLGDGSYGGDYGRPEADWRAVWEAGVEEVRDLIASGWR; this is encoded by the coding sequence ATGAGAGTGCACGACTGCACCTGGATGCAGATCGAGGAGTACCTGAAGGGGGACGAGCGCATCGTCCTGCCGCTGGGCTCGACCGAGCAGCACGGCTACCTGTCGCTCGGGGTCGATGCGATCCTCTCCGAGCGGGTGGCGGTCGAGGCGGCCGAGCCGCTTGGCGTGCCGGTGCTGCCCTCGCTGCCATACGGCCTGACGCCCTACTTCGCGGCGTATCCGGGCAGCCCGACCCTGACCGTCCACACCTACGTGGCGGTCGTGCGCGAGCTGCTCGAGTCGCTGCACGACCAGGGCTTCCGCCGCATCGTGATCGTGAACGGCCATGGCGGGAACTCGCCTGCGGCCGGCGTCGCCCCCGAGCTGATGGCGGCACGGCCGGACTGCCAGGTGCTTTTCCACAGCTGGTGGAACGGGCCACGGGTGTGGCCGATCGTGCAGTCGATCGACCCCGACGCGTCGCACGCCTCCTGGCTCGAGCGGTTCCCCTGGACGGAGGTGGAGGGCGTCGAGGTGCCGGAAGGGCACAAGACGCCGGTCGATGCGGGGCGGCTGCGCGTCTCGGATCCCGCGGGCGTGCGCGAGCTGCTCGGCGACGGCTCCTACGGCGGCGACTACGGCCGGCCGGAGGCCGACTGGCGGGCCGTGTGGGAGGCCGGGGTCGAGGAAGTGCGCGACCTGATCGCGTCCGGCTGGCGCTAG